In a genomic window of Limibacter armeniacum:
- a CDS encoding carbohydrate-binding protein → MNYKNTLLLTLCLLYYASSYAQIGNVIWEDNFNTLNTDIWNVDVGDGCDQGLCGWGNAELQWYSENNVYVEEIPGEPGNYALVLEAKNEAAGGKSFTSGKVQSNSKLAMQYGLYEIRMRVPNLNNGLWPAAWMLGTSTIGWPGKGEIDVMEMGHSLAERTRQGHASASVNNFVGSNLIFAADAACSEANPSCAASTAYDVDYDKPYVSTTPLNDRFVTYRLYWTSTELRFTILDNGVEYDLYEAPFVIGEESTEFQQPFYLLMNLAVGGTFTDATANGQVTAPLPAKMYIDYIKISEYNGEGEVFFGNINPPETGTFGIFTDNTPTSNKLQAGVSSDIYAWGNLVEGTTAPYEGSEVIAWEFNAPNNWFGGGIVTRQARDMSNFEGGNLKFRIKIPADVSFRIGVTDNYTNQQYVEFPANQTKYGLVRNGEWGQATIPISDLQGGLIALQSMQYMFAIVSVDGAFPTSNFQLALDDIYWEGGGAEPDPVLTSISVTPATSSIDVNTTQQFNAQGYDQNGNPINASITWSADGGNINSAGLYTGTAVGTYNVAATSGSVIGTVAITVNNVGVTIPARLEAENYTDMFGVQLEATADTGGGQNVGWIEAGDWLEYQISVPTAGDYNVSYRVASETTGGSITLSANGVNKTTTSFTATGSWQTWATVSDVVNLSAGSNTIRLTADNAGWNLNWLEFSEISSGFSSQIEAEDYAVMSGMQTEACTEGGLNISYVDAGDWIVWDINLPSSGTYNVEYRVASPNDGGIIQLEQAGGSPVFGTVNVPNTGGWQNWTTISHNVSLNAGQQQIAISVPTGGWNLNWLSISSTSGARLSGVPMQSKDLGKVLLFPNPAESHLSIKGIEETMKASIFDLSGKVIIKDILVEPAGKVDVSNLQAGFYFIQLQGKTQQTLRFIKK, encoded by the coding sequence ATGAATTACAAAAACACACTACTATTGACGTTGTGCCTGCTATACTATGCAAGCAGTTATGCCCAGATTGGAAATGTCATTTGGGAAGACAATTTCAATACGCTCAATACTGATATCTGGAATGTTGATGTGGGAGATGGTTGTGACCAAGGACTTTGTGGATGGGGTAATGCCGAGTTGCAATGGTACAGTGAAAACAATGTCTATGTAGAAGAAATACCTGGCGAACCGGGCAACTATGCCTTGGTTTTGGAAGCCAAAAATGAGGCTGCTGGAGGAAAGTCTTTTACGTCAGGTAAGGTACAGTCCAATTCCAAACTTGCCATGCAATATGGGCTATATGAGATCAGGATGAGAGTACCCAACCTAAACAATGGACTTTGGCCTGCGGCATGGATGTTGGGCACCAGCACCATTGGTTGGCCCGGTAAAGGAGAGATTGATGTAATGGAAATGGGACACAGCTTGGCAGAACGGACCAGACAAGGACATGCCAGCGCATCAGTGAACAACTTTGTGGGCTCTAACTTGATTTTTGCTGCCGATGCAGCCTGTTCTGAGGCCAATCCATCTTGTGCAGCAAGCACCGCCTATGATGTAGATTATGACAAGCCATATGTTTCAACTACCCCGCTGAATGACCGCTTTGTCACTTACCGTCTTTACTGGACTTCTACAGAACTCAGGTTCACCATTCTTGATAATGGTGTAGAATATGACCTGTATGAGGCACCTTTCGTGATTGGTGAGGAAAGCACTGAGTTTCAGCAACCATTTTACTTGCTTATGAATCTGGCAGTGGGTGGGACTTTTACGGATGCTACAGCCAACGGACAGGTGACAGCACCACTACCTGCCAAGATGTATATTGACTATATCAAGATTTCGGAATACAACGGAGAGGGAGAAGTTTTCTTCGGTAATATCAATCCACCTGAGACGGGTACTTTTGGAATATTTACAGACAATACACCGACTTCGAACAAGTTACAGGCAGGAGTATCTTCAGATATTTATGCTTGGGGCAATCTTGTGGAAGGAACTACGGCTCCATATGAAGGCAGTGAGGTAATCGCTTGGGAGTTTAATGCTCCTAATAACTGGTTTGGTGGAGGAATCGTTACCCGTCAGGCAAGGGATATGAGTAACTTCGAAGGTGGTAACCTTAAGTTCAGAATCAAGATTCCGGCTGATGTCTCTTTCAGAATTGGGGTAACGGACAATTATACCAACCAGCAATATGTAGAGTTTCCTGCCAACCAGACCAAATACGGATTGGTGAGAAATGGAGAATGGGGACAAGCCACGATCCCAATCAGTGATTTGCAGGGAGGATTGATCGCCTTGCAGTCAATGCAATATATGTTTGCCATAGTAAGTGTTGATGGTGCGTTCCCTACTTCCAACTTCCAACTCGCATTGGATGATATCTACTGGGAAGGTGGCGGTGCTGAACCTGACCCGGTACTGACTTCCATCAGTGTTACGCCTGCTACATCTTCTATTGACGTGAATACAACCCAACAATTCAACGCACAAGGGTATGACCAGAATGGTAACCCGATAAATGCGAGTATAACCTGGTCTGCAGATGGTGGCAATATCAACAGTGCAGGTCTGTATACTGGTACCGCTGTAGGTACTTATAATGTTGCAGCAACTTCAGGAAGTGTAATAGGGACAGTAGCCATTACAGTGAACAATGTAGGTGTTACAATCCCAGCCCGTCTAGAGGCAGAGAACTATACTGATATGTTTGGGGTACAACTTGAAGCCACAGCTGACACTGGCGGTGGCCAGAATGTAGGCTGGATAGAAGCAGGTGACTGGCTTGAATACCAGATCAGTGTACCTACAGCTGGAGACTACAATGTATCTTACCGTGTGGCAAGTGAGACCACAGGAGGTAGCATTACCTTATCTGCAAATGGCGTAAATAAAACGACTACTTCTTTTACAGCGACAGGAAGCTGGCAAACATGGGCAACTGTTTCTGACGTTGTCAACCTTTCAGCAGGTTCAAATACAATCAGGCTTACAGCAGATAACGCTGGCTGGAATCTCAACTGGCTGGAGTTCTCTGAAATATCCTCAGGTTTCTCTTCACAGATTGAGGCAGAGGACTATGCCGTGATGAGTGGCATGCAAACAGAAGCCTGCACAGAAGGAGGACTGAACATAAGCTACGTGGATGCTGGCGACTGGATTGTATGGGATATTAATCTGCCTTCATCAGGTACTTATAATGTGGAATACCGTGTAGCAAGTCCTAATGATGGTGGCATAATCCAGCTGGAGCAGGCTGGCGGTAGCCCTGTATTCGGGACCGTGAATGTGCCAAATACAGGAGGTTGGCAAAACTGGACCACTATCTCACATAATGTCAGTCTCAATGCCGGACAGCAGCAAATTGCGATCTCAGTACCTACTGGTGGCTGGAATCTCAATTGGCTAAGCATCAGCAGTACCAGTGGAGCAAGGCTAAGTGGTGTACCAATGCAGTCAAAAGACTTGGGTAAAGTACTGTTGTTCCCTAATCCTGCCGAAAGTCATTTGAGCATAAAAGGAATTGAGGAAACGATGAAGGCATCCATATTTGATCTCTCAGGTAAAGTGATCATCAAGGACATACTGGTTGAACCAGCAGGTAAAGTGGATGTCTCCAACCTGCAAGCAGGTTTCTACTTTATCCAGCTTCAAGGTAAAACCCAACAGACACTTCGCTTTATCAAAAAGTAA
- a CDS encoding carbohydrate-binding protein, whose amino-acid sequence MKTVTNLKILFVMWVCLAIGHTASSQNWQLVWQDEFNGSISSDWVFETGTGSGGWGNNELQYYRQQNATVENGNLVITARRESFGGMNYTSARMKTQGRRSWKYGRIEARIQMPSFTGSWPAFWMLGDNISSVGWPSCGEIDIMEHVNTEGQTHGTIHWQDHNNSYASYSGSTGVNVTGYHIYAIEWDANAIRWYVDNTLFHEASIAGGVNGTHEFHNNFFVLLNMAVGGNWPGFTVDNNAFPTRMLVDYVRVYQASSSPSFSTQVEAENYAVMNGIQTESCVEGGLNVGWIDAGDWIVWDVNLPYSGTYNVEYRVASQNNGGVIQFEQAGGNPIFGSIGVPNTGGWQNWTSISHNVNMNAGQQQVAIYVPAGGYNLNWLKITNASGARLSSSLANELSVDAILLFPNPSESQLKVEGLKTESAYSIFDLSGKQVLKGILKPKGAVDIQQLKAGAYIMELGTGSKLKFIKK is encoded by the coding sequence ATGAAAACAGTAACTAACCTCAAAATACTGTTTGTGATGTGGGTGTGCCTTGCGATTGGGCATACCGCATCTTCCCAAAACTGGCAGCTTGTCTGGCAGGATGAATTCAATGGTAGCATAAGCTCAGACTGGGTGTTTGAGACTGGTACTGGCTCCGGCGGCTGGGGCAACAATGAGCTTCAATACTACCGTCAGCAGAATGCTACAGTAGAAAATGGCAATCTGGTTATCACTGCCAGACGTGAAAGCTTTGGAGGCATGAACTATACCTCTGCCCGCATGAAAACACAAGGTAGAAGATCATGGAAGTACGGGCGTATAGAAGCCCGAATCCAGATGCCTTCCTTTACTGGTTCATGGCCAGCATTCTGGATGCTCGGAGACAACATCTCATCTGTCGGTTGGCCATCATGTGGTGAGATCGATATTATGGAGCATGTAAACACCGAAGGTCAGACCCACGGAACTATTCACTGGCAGGATCATAACAACTCTTACGCCAGCTACAGTGGCAGTACAGGTGTGAATGTGACTGGTTACCATATCTACGCCATTGAATGGGATGCCAATGCCATCCGTTGGTATGTTGACAATACCCTGTTCCACGAGGCTAGTATTGCCGGAGGTGTGAACGGTACTCACGAGTTCCATAACAACTTCTTTGTCCTTCTGAATATGGCAGTCGGTGGAAACTGGCCCGGATTCACGGTTGACAACAACGCATTTCCGACAAGAATGCTGGTAGACTATGTACGTGTCTATCAGGCTTCTTCTTCCCCAAGCTTTTCAACACAGGTAGAAGCGGAGAATTATGCCGTAATGAATGGCATCCAGACCGAATCTTGTGTTGAAGGAGGTCTAAATGTTGGGTGGATAGATGCAGGCGACTGGATTGTCTGGGATGTCAACCTGCCTTATTCTGGTACTTACAATGTAGAATACCGTGTGGCAAGCCAGAATAATGGTGGTGTCATACAATTCGAGCAGGCTGGTGGTAACCCTATTTTCGGCTCTATTGGTGTACCGAATACAGGTGGCTGGCAAAACTGGACAAGTATTTCCCATAATGTCAACATGAATGCAGGTCAGCAGCAAGTGGCAATTTACGTTCCTGCGGGAGGGTACAACCTCAATTGGTTGAAGATCACAAACGCAAGCGGTGCCAGACTCAGTAGCAGTTTGGCCAATGAACTTTCTGTTGATGCTATTCTTCTGTTTCCTAACCCATCAGAGAGTCAGCTTAAAGTTGAGGGATTGAAAACGGAAAGTGCTTACTCCATTTTTGACCTGAGCGGAAAACAGGTTCTGAAAGGAATCCTGAAACCTAAAGGTGCTGTAGACATTCAGCAACTGAAAGCTGGTGCCTATATCATGGAGCTAGGAACCGGATCAAAGCTGAAGTTTATCAAGAAGTAA
- a CDS encoding beta-1,3-glucanase family protein — translation MKTKHDLLSITYKSVISIIFVLIGNMVIAQTLPYQLANNSDYADDQIYVAVVGITGGHVWVDPVTGQVHQMSQSDNTVAGPVYGGNMGPGNNGLYANCFRKLSDIPNRTLNLPQIAGCRIFIAFQSQLYLYFFGYSGAPSGYAAPNLQNATDPNQGIKFEIIELTYNNYGLWCNTTRVDSYQYPMGLEIWGGNSFYKKVGELKTHQQILSEWQATAPSEFQGLLDAGTSTIHFPTKSTTFPQSLIQNYIDQIWSKYSSQQLVFNSGDAGTWRGSVSGSNFVFTRDSDGQVATIPGKPTTVMAMEASGVMASGGQWDLVVQAQIAAAINRHAINLNLGSGVLQDFSNSGAYYQTWPYNWYAKFWHRSDISNDGQTYAFSFDDVFDQSATIHTPSPTSIKITIGGFAGLNNNNGVATMYQHCNYGGYAISLNTGSYTLSQLQSMGIADNDISSLRVQSGYKVTMYDNANFTGNSIVKMADDDCLVNEGFNDVLSSVVVSQVSAGFSTQIEAEDYAVMSGIQTEACSEGGLNVGWIETGDWIVWDVNLPASGSYNVEYRVASANSGGVIQLEQAGGSPIFGTVGVPNTGDWQNWTSISHNVNMNAGQQQVAIYVPAGGYNLNWLKITSNSGARVAFEKELDLDAAKINIYPNPSSNKLNIQLPSEESIQAVQLYDMAGKVVKTWLHPTSEKQALDISSIKAGIYILKLKTNVQERAFRVIKE, via the coding sequence ATGAAAACCAAACACGATCTACTTTCAATAACCTATAAATCTGTAATTTCTATCATCTTCGTACTGATAGGAAATATGGTAATAGCACAAACATTACCATATCAGCTTGCCAATAATTCTGACTATGCGGATGATCAAATCTATGTAGCAGTAGTGGGCATTACAGGCGGGCATGTATGGGTTGATCCCGTAACGGGTCAGGTTCACCAAATGAGTCAATCTGACAATACAGTGGCGGGTCCCGTTTATGGAGGCAATATGGGTCCCGGCAATAACGGGCTTTATGCCAACTGTTTCAGAAAACTAAGTGACATTCCAAACAGGACACTGAACCTTCCTCAAATTGCAGGATGTCGTATATTTATTGCTTTTCAAAGCCAATTGTACCTTTACTTTTTTGGCTACTCAGGTGCTCCGAGTGGTTATGCAGCCCCGAATCTGCAAAATGCGACAGACCCCAATCAAGGAATCAAGTTTGAGATCATAGAATTGACCTACAATAACTATGGTCTTTGGTGCAACACGACCCGTGTAGATTCCTACCAATATCCAATGGGATTGGAGATTTGGGGTGGTAACAGCTTCTACAAGAAAGTAGGTGAACTAAAAACCCATCAGCAAATTCTTTCAGAATGGCAGGCAACAGCTCCTTCAGAATTTCAGGGACTATTGGATGCTGGTACATCGACTATCCACTTTCCGACCAAGTCCACTACGTTTCCACAAAGCCTGATTCAGAATTATATTGATCAGATATGGTCTAAATACAGTTCCCAACAATTGGTATTCAATTCTGGAGATGCAGGTACATGGCGAGGAAGTGTTTCAGGCAGCAACTTTGTCTTTACCAGAGACAGTGACGGACAAGTGGCTACTATTCCTGGGAAACCAACCACTGTCATGGCAATGGAAGCCAGCGGTGTAATGGCGTCAGGCGGACAGTGGGATTTGGTGGTACAGGCTCAGATAGCCGCTGCAATTAACCGACATGCGATTAACCTGAATCTGGGTTCTGGAGTTCTACAGGATTTCAGCAATTCAGGCGCTTATTACCAGACTTGGCCTTATAACTGGTATGCAAAATTCTGGCACAGGTCAGACATTTCGAATGATGGACAGACCTATGCCTTCTCCTTTGATGATGTATTCGATCAGTCGGCGACCATTCATACCCCAAGTCCAACAAGTATCAAGATTACAATTGGTGGTTTTGCCGGACTGAATAACAACAACGGTGTGGCTACAATGTATCAGCATTGCAATTATGGTGGATATGCTATATCTCTGAATACAGGAAGCTATACACTGAGTCAATTACAGTCTATGGGAATTGCCGATAATGACATCTCATCACTGAGGGTTCAAAGCGGCTACAAGGTGACTATGTACGACAATGCGAATTTCACAGGCAATTCAATTGTTAAAATGGCTGACGATGATTGTCTGGTGAATGAAGGTTTCAATGATGTTCTCAGTTCAGTAGTAGTTTCACAAGTCTCAGCAGGCTTCTCAACACAAATTGAAGCTGAGGATTATGCAGTAATGAGTGGGATACAAACAGAGGCATGCTCCGAAGGTGGACTAAACGTTGGTTGGATCGAGACAGGTGACTGGATAGTTTGGGATGTAAACTTACCTGCTTCCGGTTCTTACAATGTGGAATACCGTGTAGCCAGTGCTAATAGCGGAGGAGTAATTCAATTGGAACAGGCTGGTGGTAGTCCAATATTTGGTACTGTGGGCGTACCGAATACGGGAGATTGGCAAAACTGGACTAGCATCTCTCATAATGTCAACATGAATGCTGGACAGCAACAGGTTGCCATATATGTTCCAGCAGGTGGATACAACCTGAATTGGTTGAAGATCACTTCTAATAGCGGAGCAAGAGTTGCTTTTGAGAAAGAACTTGACCTTGATGCTGCAAAGATCAATATTTATCCGAATCCGAGTAGCAACAAGTTAAATATTCAATTACCTTCAGAAGAATCTATTCAAGCCGTTCAACTGTATGATATGGCTGGAAAAGTGGTGAAAACATGGTTACACCCAACCTCAGAAAAACAGGCTTTGGATATTTCATCCATCAAGGCAGGAATTTACATCTTAAAACTCAAGACAAATGTGCAGGAAAGGGCTTTTAGGGTGATCAAGGAATAA
- a CDS encoding imm11 family protein, producing the protein MYYYRLQALNSVYGILEVDTYKLIDAYHDDIFDELRTSINPIGKYWPKCHGVFYDMTTTDSQVMSDTPDIFIWNNTSLVLSPRALKLLENILESFGELLPFDHNGEQFHLFVVHAIAEADFSKSEKMYDEFGEIGVKHLDFYPESVGSKSIFKSNFDHYRHLYCTQEFRDICIQNNLKGMNFTDKLNSRIGETM; encoded by the coding sequence ATGTATTATTACAGATTACAAGCACTCAATAGCGTCTATGGAATCCTTGAAGTAGATACTTACAAACTTATTGATGCATATCATGACGATATTTTTGATGAGCTGAGAACATCCATAAATCCTATAGGTAAATATTGGCCGAAGTGTCATGGAGTATTTTATGATATGACAACAACAGATAGTCAGGTGATGAGCGATACTCCGGATATTTTCATCTGGAACAATACTAGTTTGGTACTATCTCCAAGAGCATTAAAGTTACTTGAAAATATACTAGAGTCGTTTGGAGAATTGCTTCCATTTGATCATAACGGTGAGCAGTTCCACCTTTTTGTTGTTCATGCAATAGCTGAAGCTGATTTTTCTAAATCTGAAAAAATGTATGATGAGTTTGGAGAAATTGGCGTAAAGCATCTTGATTTTTATCCTGAATCAGTTGGTTCCAAGTCAATTTTCAAATCAAATTTTGATCACTATAGACACCTTTATTGTACACAGGAATTCAGAGATATTTGTATTCAAAACAACCTCAAGGGAATGAATTTCACAGACAAGCTAAATAGTCGAATTGGTGAGACAATGTAA
- a CDS encoding GNAT family N-acetyltransferase — protein MEHLIRAIREEELPRLVEMCRDHAAYEQAEYSEINKVAQLKTAIFSEKPKVFCYVVESNAELAGYFSFTFDFSTWDAQTFLYLDTLYLEPAYRGFRIGEKIMGKLIEIAQEHNCVNIQWQTPEFNEGAIKFYKRIGGVAKNKVRFSYPL, from the coding sequence ATGGAACACCTAATCAGAGCAATAAGGGAAGAGGAACTACCAAGGTTAGTAGAAATGTGCAGGGACCATGCTGCCTATGAACAAGCCGAATACTCCGAAATAAACAAAGTAGCACAACTGAAAACAGCAATCTTTTCAGAGAAGCCAAAAGTGTTTTGTTATGTCGTGGAGTCCAATGCAGAGCTGGCTGGCTATTTTTCTTTTACATTTGATTTCTCCACTTGGGATGCACAGACCTTTTTGTATTTGGATACCTTATATCTTGAGCCTGCCTACCGAGGATTTAGAATAGGTGAAAAAATAATGGGAAAGCTAATTGAAATAGCCCAAGAACATAATTGTGTCAATATCCAATGGCAAACACCTGAGTTCAATGAGGGGGCTATCAAGTTTTATAAACGGATTGGAGGGGTTGCCAAAAATAAGGTGAGGTTTTCTTATCCGCTGTAA
- a CDS encoding LysR family transcriptional regulator, whose amino-acid sequence MREKRKEFIKIIKTFHEKPNKVFCYFAVMEIRHLRLIKAIVEEGSITKAIDTLHLTQSALSHQLKEAENKLGTKIFLRQNKKLILTKAGEKLYRTANEILAKLSDTEEEIKALIFGEVGEIRISTECYSSYHWLPSVLKQFHQLFPNVELKIVVEATHYPLNKLLENTLDVAIISDVVKDDNIQYIALFQDEVIMLVAENHPWADKKYVLAEDFENEHLLIHSLPLETVTVHQMLLGPAKVSPKKITPLPLTEASVEMVRAEMGIMSMAKWAARPYLRDSSLKAVKIGRSGLKRKHYIAVLKDKIYPEYFHHFIEFLQTEINLQWNT is encoded by the coding sequence ATGCGAGAAAAACGAAAAGAATTCATCAAAATCATCAAAACTTTTCATGAAAAACCCAATAAAGTATTTTGTTACTTTGCCGTCATGGAAATACGACATTTAAGGCTTATAAAAGCGATTGTGGAAGAAGGCAGCATCACTAAAGCAATCGACACATTGCACCTGACACAATCCGCACTGAGTCATCAGCTGAAAGAGGCAGAAAACAAACTGGGAACAAAGATTTTTTTGCGCCAGAACAAAAAGCTGATCCTGACAAAAGCAGGAGAAAAACTGTACCGTACCGCCAATGAGATTCTGGCAAAGCTATCCGATACGGAAGAGGAAATAAAGGCGCTGATTTTTGGAGAAGTTGGTGAAATCAGAATCAGTACAGAATGTTATTCAAGCTATCATTGGCTCCCATCAGTCTTAAAACAATTCCATCAGCTATTCCCCAATGTTGAATTGAAAATTGTCGTGGAAGCAACACATTATCCATTAAATAAATTACTGGAAAATACTTTGGATGTGGCTATCATTAGTGATGTAGTCAAGGATGATAATATCCAATACATTGCGCTTTTTCAGGATGAAGTCATTATGCTGGTAGCTGAAAATCACCCTTGGGCTGATAAAAAATATGTACTTGCAGAAGACTTTGAAAATGAACATTTACTGATTCACTCACTGCCGCTTGAGACGGTGACAGTGCATCAAATGTTGTTGGGACCAGCCAAAGTTTCACCTAAAAAAATAACCCCTTTACCCCTTACAGAAGCCTCTGTCGAAATGGTTAGGGCAGAGATGGGTATCATGTCTATGGCAAAGTGGGCTGCCCGACCTTATCTACGAGACAGTTCGCTGAAAGCTGTCAAGATTGGTAGAAGTGGCTTAAAAAGGAAACACTATATAGCTGTACTTAAGGACAAGATATACCCTGAATACTTTCATCACTTCATTGAATTTTTGCAAACTGAAATCAATTTACAATGGAACACCTAA
- a CDS encoding rhodanese-like domain-containing protein, whose translation MTEQVKYYQDKLSNEMDPSDLFDALNNGENIIPVDARKPFGYEAEHIPNAINIPHREMTEETTKHLDRDALYITYCDGIGCNASTKGALNMAKLGFRVKELIGGIEWWKFDGYATEGTKAEKHDGLKIECAC comes from the coding sequence ATGACAGAACAAGTGAAATATTATCAGGACAAACTCTCTAATGAAATGGACCCTTCAGACTTGTTTGATGCCCTGAATAATGGGGAAAACATCATTCCGGTAGATGCCCGCAAACCTTTTGGATACGAAGCAGAGCATATTCCAAATGCCATTAATATTCCTCACAGGGAAATGACTGAGGAAACCACAAAACATCTGGATAGGGATGCACTTTATATTACCTATTGTGATGGTATTGGCTGTAATGCCTCTACCAAAGGAGCCTTGAATATGGCTAAACTTGGCTTTAGAGTAAAGGAGCTGATTGGAGGGATTGAGTGGTGGAAATTTGATGGATATGCCACTGAAGGAACAAAAGCAGAAAAACATGATGGCTTAAAGATAGAATGTGCTTGTTAA
- a CDS encoding Fic family protein: MSISAHFSFSAPIFYGRKLPEEGLIVGYGAIIHQLELPMPQPAQVAVICQKNRKYQTDFWKVFPKQYLPDDQTDLSQVEALYKHLTFALKYEGVNLLFFSLLCKYYGEAELRELVSIEPTGQYSRKMWFLIEWVRGEVLSGLDDLSKKSYVPLLDEKLQYGVEGVKSPRHLVINNLPGTRLFCPLIFRTEKLDQYIDSKLSIQNNSYLENIRKDILQRASAFLLLKDSKASFSIEGENPKSKRAARWGQAIGQAGSKDLNVEEVIRLQQIVIENARFVTIGLRQKGGFVGEHDRLSGEPVPEHISARWQDLETLMEGLVATNQLLLERNIDAVLAATLIAFGFVFIHPLEDGNGRIHRYLIHHILAKKGLTQQGIIFPVSASILDHINDYREVLESYSIPLLDFIDWKETPDHNVEVLNDTVDYYRYFDATRQAEFLYDCVYDTIHHIIPEEVTYLRQYDEFKRYLDNEYEMPDTMVALLVRFLEQYSGKLSKRAKEKEFSALTASEVLDIEAKFEEIFLSE; encoded by the coding sequence ATGTCAATTAGCGCTCACTTTTCATTTTCAGCACCTATTTTTTATGGCAGAAAGCTTCCTGAAGAAGGTTTGATTGTCGGGTATGGAGCTATTATACACCAATTGGAGTTGCCAATGCCTCAACCGGCTCAGGTGGCGGTGATTTGCCAAAAGAACAGGAAATACCAGACAGACTTTTGGAAAGTATTTCCCAAGCAATATTTACCTGATGATCAAACTGATCTATCACAAGTAGAAGCACTGTATAAACACCTTACATTTGCCCTCAAATATGAAGGGGTAAACCTGTTATTCTTTAGTCTGTTGTGCAAGTATTACGGGGAGGCTGAATTGCGTGAATTGGTTAGCATTGAACCGACAGGCCAGTATAGTAGAAAAATGTGGTTTCTGATCGAATGGGTGAGGGGAGAAGTGCTGTCGGGACTAGATGATCTTAGTAAAAAAAGCTATGTACCCTTGCTGGATGAGAAGTTGCAGTATGGTGTAGAAGGGGTAAAATCGCCTCGCCATTTGGTCATCAATAACCTTCCGGGAACACGTCTGTTTTGTCCATTGATTTTTAGAACCGAGAAGTTGGATCAGTATATTGATTCCAAACTGTCGATTCAGAACAACAGTTACCTAGAGAATATCAGAAAGGATATTTTACAAAGAGCATCAGCATTTTTACTGCTGAAAGACTCTAAGGCTTCATTTAGCATTGAAGGTGAAAACCCAAAAAGCAAAAGGGCTGCTCGATGGGGACAGGCAATTGGTCAGGCAGGTAGCAAGGATTTAAATGTTGAGGAGGTAATCCGTCTGCAACAGATAGTAATTGAAAATGCCCGATTTGTGACGATTGGGCTTAGACAAAAAGGAGGCTTTGTAGGTGAACATGACCGCCTGTCAGGAGAGCCTGTTCCTGAACATATCTCTGCACGCTGGCAAGACCTTGAAACACTTATGGAAGGATTGGTCGCGACCAATCAACTACTTTTGGAGCGTAATATTGATGCTGTTCTGGCTGCTACACTGATAGCTTTTGGCTTTGTATTTATTCATCCACTAGAAGATGGGAATGGGCGTATCCATCGTTACCTGATTCATCATATTTTGGCGAAAAAAGGCTTGACACAGCAAGGAATTATTTTTCCTGTTTCTGCTTCAATTCTTGACCATATCAATGATTACCGTGAGGTATTGGAAAGCTATTCAATACCACTACTTGACTTTATTGACTGGAAGGAAACACCTGACCATAATGTGGAGGTATTGAATGATACAGTGGATTACTACCGTTATTTTGATGCGACAAGACAGGCAGAATTCCTGTATGATTGTGTTTATGATACTATTCACCATATCATACCTGAGGAGGTTACCTATTTACGTCAGTATGATGAGTTTAAAAGATACCTTGATAATGAGTATGAAATGCCTGATACGATGGTAGCATTGCTCGTTAGGTTCTTGGAACAGTATAGTGGCAAGCTCTCGAAGCGGGCAAAAGAGAAAGAATTTAGTGCTTTAACAGCTTCTGAAGTTTTGGATATAGAAGCAAAGTTTGAAGAGATTTTCTTATCAGAATAA